A segment of the Streptomyces sp. XD-27 genome:
GGCCCCGGCACCCGCGGCGATGAGCTGCTGAAGCTCCCGCTCCCGCTCGGCGATCAGCGCGCGCACCGGCTCGGGCCACGGCGCACTCGGCCGGTCGGCGGCGACGGCCGGGCCGCCGAGCCGCCGCTCCAGCTCCGCCGTGTCCGGCCGCGCGGAGGGGTCCGCGTGCAGGCAGTCGGCGACCACCTCGCGCAACCACCCCGGTACGCGCGACAGGTCGGCCTCGGCCTGCGAGATCCGGTACAGCACCGCCGCCACCGGCCCGTCCCCGAAGACCCCCTCGCCCGTGGCCGCGTAGCAGAGCAGCGAGGCGAGGGAGAAGGCGTCCGAGGCCGCGACGACGTGGCGGCTGCCCGCGACATGCTCCGGCGACATGAATCCGGGCGAGCCGATCATCATTCCGGTGGCCGTCATCGTGCCGGCGCCGAAGGCGCGCGCGATGCCGAAGTCGATGACTTTGGCGTGGTCGGCGGCCAGGAGCACGTTGCCGGGCTTGAGATCACGGTGCAGGATCCGGGCGTGGTGGATGGTCCTGAGGGCCCGTACGAGATCCAGTGCGAGATGCCGCACCGCCTCCGGGGGCAGGGGGCCGCCGACCCGCACCGCCTTGTCGAGCGTGGGGCCGGGCACGTACTCCGTCGCCATCCACGGCGACACGGCGTCCGCGTCCCCACCCAGCAGCCGGGCCGTACAGCGGCTGTCCACGGCCCGCGCGGCTTCGATCTCCCGACGGAAGCGGTTGCGGAAATCGCCGTCTGTACCCAGCTCGGGCCGGATCGTCTTCACCGCCGCCGCCCGCACGGATCCGCCGTAGACGGCCTGCCGCTGGTCGATCCCCAGGAAGACCTCGCCCATGCCGCCGGCTCCGAGGCGGGCGATCAGCTGATACGGCCCTACGACACGAGGCGCGCGGTCCTGCGGCGGGCCGAACACGTCGGCGCCCTCCCCCTGTCACGGCATGCGAGAAAGCTTGATCGTCACATGCTGGCAGTGCTCACGACAAACCGGAATCGGACGCTGTCTTTCCTCTCACCAGACTGAACTTCCGGGTCATGGGGTCGAGCTGCGCCCGGCTTCCGAAGCAGCACACTCCGTAGTACTCAAGCTCCGCCTCCGGACTCGCACCGGTCGTCTCCATCTGCACCTCGGTTCCTCCGTCGACCATCGTGTGTGTGAAGTCGGTGCAGAAGATTCCCTCTTCACGCAGGTTGGAGCGCAGAGTCCGCAGGGCGTTGGAGTTCTTGGCCTGCAAGACGATGACCGGGTGGTGGGAGATCGCCGGGTGTACGCCTCCGTCGGCGTCCACGTAGGTGCGCGGGCGGAGACGGTCCGCCTCGGGCATTCCCATAGCCAGGGCCAGCACCAAGTGCCCGGTGACGTTCAGCATGCGCCCGGGGTCGAGCTTCTTGTTGAGCACGACGACCGTGCGCAGCTCGTGTTCCATGAGATCCCTTCCGGTGATGTCGGCTGTCCTCTCCCGCCTGCGCTCCGTCAGAGGCAGACCGGCAGCAGGAGTCCGCCGGTGAGACGGACGAGTT
Coding sequences within it:
- a CDS encoding DUF2000 domain-containing protein; its protein translation is MEHELRTVVVLNKKLDPGRMLNVTGHLVLALAMGMPEADRLRPRTYVDADGGVHPAISHHPVIVLQAKNSNALRTLRSNLREEGIFCTDFTHTMVDGGTEVQMETTGASPEAELEYYGVCCFGSRAQLDPMTRKFSLVRGKTASDSGLS